The following proteins are encoded in a genomic region of Penaeus chinensis breed Huanghai No. 1 chromosome 10, ASM1920278v2, whole genome shotgun sequence:
- the LOC125029913 gene encoding uncharacterized protein LOC125029913, with amino-acid sequence MTSSSDAETGSMKKDVRNGEQQTRKKFITSVAVIKDGTGRILTDEENMKKWWEEYFRELLNTENEKKPLDAIDAVGGPVQNISTEEIVAVIKDMKNNKAPGPSEITAEHLKNLDEEGKSCIGIYGKKGTPEKLVRLVEATYRNAATKIVTQQGDYDEFEITVGVHQGSSLSPFLFINIMDTLLEDVRTNIAWELLVADNVALISNTEEELQQKLKFGRLNYKMEA; translated from the exons AGCAAACCAGAAAAAAGTTCATTACAAGCGTGGCAGTGATAAAGGATGGCACTGGCAGAATACTGACTGAtgaggaaaatatgaagaaatggtGGGAGGAGTATTTTCGTGAGCTACTTAAtactgaaaatgagaaaaagccACTAGATGCAATCGATGCGGTTGGAGGACCTGTCCAAAACATCTCCACAGAAGAGATAGTGGCAGTGATAAAAGATATGAAGAACAACAAAGCTCCAGGACCATCGGAGATTACAGCTGAACATCTCAAAAATCTAGATGAAGAAG GGAAGTCATGTATTGGTATCTACGGAAAGAAGGGAACACCGGAGAAGCTGGTAAGGCTAGTAGAAGCAACATACAGGAATGCTGCTACCAAGATTGTGACACAACAAGGAGACTATGATGAATTTGAAATTACAGTTGGAGTCCATCAAGGTTCGTCACTAAGCCCCTTTTTATTCATCAACATCATGGATACCTTGCTAGAAGATGTGAGAACCAACATAGCCTGGGAACTACTAGTCGCGGATAACGTTGCATTAATCTCTAATACAGAAGAAGAACTACAGCAAAAATTAAAATTTGGCAGACTAAACTACAAGATGGAGGCCTGA